CTCCGGGGCGCGTTCTGACATGGGCTACGCCAAGGTGCTCAGCGTCGGCCTGGCCGGCGTGGCCGGGCACGTGGTCGAGGTCGAGGCCGACCTCGCCCCGGGCCTGCCCGCCGTGCTCATCTCCGGCCTGCCCGACACCGCGCTGCACGAGGCCCGCGACCGGGTCCGCGCCGCCATCGTCAACTCCGGCCAGAAATGGCCCAACCGCCGGATCACCCTCAACCTGCTCCCCGCCACCCTGCCCAAGTACGGTTCCGCGTTCGACCTGGCCCTCGCCGTGGCGGTTCTCGCCGGCTCCGGCGAGTTGCCGCCGGTCGCCCTCGACGCCACGGTCATCCTCGGCGAACTCGGCCTCGACGGCGCGGTCCGTCCGGTCCGCGGCACCCTGCCGATGGTCGCCGCCGCCGCCCGGGCCGGATACCCGCGCGTCGTGGTGCCCGCCGGCAACGCCGCCGAGGCCGCCGTCATCCCCGGCGTACGGGTGCACGCGGTCGACACCCTGCACCGGCTCGTCGCCCACGTCCGCGACGGCACCCCCCTGCTGACCCCGCCCGAGCCGGCCCCGGTCGCCGTCCCGCCCGGTCCCGACCTCCTCGACGTCGCCGGGCAGCCGCTCGGGCGACGAGCCATCGAGATCGCCGCCGCCGGCGGTCACCACCTCGCCCTGCTCGGCCCGCCCGGCGCCGGCAAGACGATGCTCGCCGAGCGGTTGCCGTCGATCCTGCCGGAGCTGGACGACGAGGCGGCCCTGGAAGTGACCGCGTTGCACTCGATCGCCGGGCTGCTGCCACCCGGGGGTGGGCTGCTGCGCCGCCCTCCGTTCCAGGCGCCGCACCACACCGCCACCGTGCCGGCGCTTGTCGGCGGCGGCTCCGGGCTGGCCCGGCCCGGCGCGGTGTCGCTGGCCCACCGGGGCGTGCTCTTCCTCGACGAAGCCCCCGAATACCGCAAGGGCGCGCTGGAGGCGTTGCGCCAGCCGTTGGAGAGCGGAGTGGTCCGCGTCGCCCGCACCCGGGGCGCGACGGAATACCCGGCCCGTACGCAACTGGTGCTGGCGGCCAACCCCTGTCCCTGCGCGAAGCCGTCCGGGGACACCGACTGCGAGTGCACCCCGCTGGCCAGGCGACGCTACCTGGGGCGGCTGTCCGGTCCGCTGCTCGACCGGGTCGACGTGCAGGTCCGACTGCCACCCGTACGCGCGGCGGAGCTGCTGCGGACGGACGCGCCGCACGAGTCGTCGGCCGCCGTGGCCGCCCGGGTGGTCGAGGCCCGCCGCGCCGCGGCCGACCGCTGGACGCCCACCGGGCACCGGGTGAACGCCGACGTCCCCGGCCCCCACCTGCGCCGCCCGCCGTGGCACCTGCCGGCGCGGGTCACCCGGGAGCTGCGCCGCCGCCTGGACACCGGCTCGTTGTCGGCGCGCGGATACGACCGGGTCCTCCGGGTCTCGTGGACCATCGCCGACCTCGACGGGCGGGACCGACCGGACGAGCACGACATCGCCGAGGCCATCCAATTGAGGACGGGAGAGGGCACATGAACGAGGGCGACGACCGCAGACTGGCCCGGATCGCGTTGACCTGGCTCGCCGAGCCGGGCACCCGCTCGGTGCACGACCTGGTCAAGCGGCACGGCCCGGTGGCCGCGCTCGACCTGCTGCTGTCCGGTGACGCGCCGGACCGGCTGCTCCGGGCGGCCGTGGCGGTCCGGACGGCGGCCGGCGACGCCCACGCGGTCGCGGCGGAGGCGCTGGCGCGCGCCGAACGGATCGGGGCGCGGTTGGTCACCCCGGAGGACGACGAGTGGCCGACGCGGGTCGCCGACCTCCGCAAGCTGCGGCTGCCCGAGGCCACCCGTCGGGTCGATGTGGAGACCGACCCGCCGCTCTGTCTCTGGGTACGCGGCGGCTGGCCGCTCGGCGAGACGCTGGAGCGTTCGGTGGCCGTGGTCGGCGCCCGGGCGGCCACCCCCTACGGCTCGCACGTCGCCACGGAGCTGGGTTACGGGCTCGCGGATCGGGAGTGGACGGTGGTGTCCGGCGGGGCGTTCGGCATCGACTCGGCGGCGCACCGCGGGGCGTTGACCGCCGGCGGGCGTACCGTCGCCGTGCTCGCCTGCGGGCTGGACCGCCCGTACCCGATGGGCAACGCCGCGCTGTTCGACCGGATCGCCGAGACCGGCCTGCTGGTGAGCGAATGGATGCCGGGCGCGGAGCCGCTACGTCCACGGTTCCTCATCCGCAACCGGGTCATCGCCGCGGCGACCCTGGGCACGGTGCTTGTCGAGGCTGCCGCCCGCAGCGGCGCCACCCAGACCCTCAACCGGGCGCTCGGTCTCGAGCGTCCGGCGATGGTGGTGCCGGGGCCGGTCACCTCCGCCCTGTCGGTGGGCGGGCACCAGGTGCTCCGCGAGAAACCCGAAACCCGGCTGGTCGCCAACGTGGCGCACGTCCTGGAGGAGGTGGGCCGGATCGGGTACGACCTGGCACCGCTCGCGCGGGCCCCGCAACGGCCCCGGGACCAGCTCGACGATGACGCCGCCCAGGTGCTGGAGGCGATGCCCCGCCGTCGGACGATCGATCTGGAGCACATCGCGGCGCGGGCCGGGGTGGACCTGCGCACCGCGATGCGCAAGCTGTCCATGCTGGAGGAGTTGGCCCTGGTGGTACGCCGCGACGACGGCTACGCGCTGGCGCCGACCGACGACGCCCACGGCGCTCGCCGGCCGTCCGACGCGCGGCACGACACGACCCCGCCGACCGACGCCTCGGCACCGCCGATCGACAACCGGCGTGACGCCGGGGCCGACCGGTGAGCGCACCGGTGGGGTCAGTCGCCTTCGAACCGCAGCTCGACGTCGCGGCCCTCCAGGCACCGGTGCGCGAGCCGGGCCAGCCGGCGGATCTGGTCGACCTCGCGCGGCGCCCGGGCCGCCTCCAGCAGGCAGCGCAGCTCGGTGAGCAGGTGCGGCACCTGCCCGGCGTCCACGGTCAGCTCACCAAGCGGCTCGACGCGGTCCAGCAGCGGCGTACGCCCGCCGCCCCGGACCCGCGTGAGCAGGTCGAGCAGCACGTCCTGCCGGTCCGCCACGACCTCGATCGACACGTACGACGGCCCTCGGCGGCCCGCCCCGGCCCGCACCCGCCGGTAGAGGACGGCATCCACTCCCACGCCCGGTCCCTCCTCGCACCGGCGTCACCGTCGCGGCGACGCCCTGCCCGGCCAAGCCAGCCCGATCTGACCGGCACCGACCGCTTCGCCACACGAGTTTCCCCTGTCCAGAGCCCTCGGGCCACCCCTCGTTCGGCGTGGGTGGTTGTCTTCCGGATTGGGGTGCGTTTGTTGTCGCCCAGGCAGCAACAAACGCACCCAGACGGCTAAATTCGACGGCGGTCGGCTGACGCTGGCGACCGACGGCGGTGGCCAGCGACGGCGGCGGCCAGCGACGGCGGCGGCCAGCGACGGCGGTGGGCAGTGACGGCGGCCGGCGGCGGGCAGGGGGCGGTCGCGGGGCACCGCGATCGAGCCGCCGGATTTTGCCGGCGACACCGCGACTCGCGTGCGACACCATCTGGCCGCCCGGTGCCGAGGGCGGGGCCATCGCGCTGTTTGACGAGCGTGGGCCGGTCGTCCCGGGGCGGGGGCGGGCTCCGCCCGTAGTCTGGACCGGTGTTCGACCACAGCACCCGACTCCGTCGGCGCGACCACACGCGCCGGGTACGGGCGGAGACCCCAGATGGGTGAGCGGCGGCGTGGCACGCAGGTCGCGCACCAGGAGTTGCCGACGCCGATGCGCGAGGCGGTGGACGACTTCGCCGACCACCTGTCCCGGGTGCGCAACCGCTCGGCGCACACCGTCCGGGCGTACGTCACGGACCTCGTCTCCCTGCTGGACCACGCGGTGCGGATGGGCTGCACGGAGCTGGCCGGGTTGGATCTCGCGGTGCTGCGTAGCTGGCTGGCCAAGCAGCGGACCATGGGGACCGCCCGGACGACCCTGGCCCGGCGCGCCGCCGCCGCCCGCACCTTCAGTGCCTGGGCGCACCGGGCCGGGCTCCTTCCGGCCGACGTCGCCGCGCCGCTGGCCAGCCCTCGGGCGCGCCGGGAACTGCCCACCGTCCTACGCGCCGACCAGGCCGCCGCGCTGATGGACGCCCCGGCGCTCGGCGCCGCCGCCCGGACGCCCGACCTCGCCACCACGGCGCGCGCCGACACGACAACGGACGCCGACACGACGACTGACGTAGCCGCGGTCCTGTTACGGGATCGGCTGCTGCTCGAACTGCTCTACGGCACCGGGGTCCGGATCAGCGAGGCGTGCGGCCTGAATGTCGCGGACGTCGACCAGGGTCGCCGGGTGGTACGCGTGCTGGGCAAGGGCGGGCGGGAGCGCGCGGTGCCGTACGGGGTGCCGGCGCAGCGGGCGCTGGACGTGTGGCTGGGCGCGGGCCGGCCCGCTCTGGTGACGCCGGGCTCGGGCGGCGCGTTGCTGCTCGGCACCCGGGGTGGACGGCTCAACCCGACCACCGCGCGGCGGATCGTGGCCGGCTGGGCCGACGCGGCCGGGGTGCCGCGGGTGACCCCGCACGGGCTGCGCCACTCGGCCGCCACCCACCTGCTCGAAGGCGGCGCGGACCTGCGCGCCGTGCAGGAGCTGCTCGGGCACTCGTCGCTTGCGAGCACCCAGATCTACACGCACGTCTCGGTCGAGCGGCTGCGGGCGGCCTACCGGCAGGCGCATCCGCGGGCCTGACCGAAGCGGCGAGGCGATGATCCACGGCGGGCTAGGATCGACGGATGACGGTGCCGCAGCCGCCCGAGCCGATTCCCGGGGCTCGGCTGCTCTTCTCCCTCGATCCGTCCGTCAGCCATCTCAACCACGGCTCGTTCGGCGCCGTGCCGATCGCCGTGCAGCGCGCCCAGCAGCGCCTGCGCGACGAGATGGAGGCCAATCCGCTGCGGTTCTTCAGCGCGGGCCTGGTCGACCGGATCACCCACGCCCGGCGGCACCTGGCCACCTTCCTCGGCGCCGACCCGGACGGCACCGCCCTGATCGGCAACGTCACCGCCGGCGCGGCCGTGGTGTTGCAGTCGCTCGCGCTGCGGTCTGGTGACGAGGTGCTGACCACCGACCACGGGTACGGTGCGGTCGCCCTGTCGGTGGCGCGGGAGTGCGAACGGACCGGGGCGGTGTCCCGGACCCTGCCGGTGCCGCTGACCGCCACCGACGAGGAGGTCATCGAGATCGTCCGGGCGGGGTTGCGCCCCGGGCGGACCCGGCTGCTGATCGTCGACCAGCTCACCTCGCCGACCGCCCGGCTGTTTCCGGCGGCGGCGCTCGCCGCGGTGGCACGGGAGCGGGGCGTGCCGGTGCTTGTGGACGCGGCGCACGCGCCCGGCATGTTGCCGGCCACGGTGGCGTCGGTCGGCGCCGACTTCTGGGTCGGCAACCTGCACAAGTGGGCGTACGCGCCGCGCGGCACCGCCGCGCTCGTGGTGGCGGAGCCGTGGCGGGAACGGATCCAGCCGCTCGTCGTCTCGTGGGAGCAGGGCAGCGGGTTCCCCACTCGGGTGGAGTGGCAGGCCACCCTCGACTACACCGGTTGGCTGGCCGCCCCGGTCGGCCTGTTCACGCTGCGTAGCCTCGGTGTGGACCGGGTCCGGGCGCACAACGCGGCGCTTGCCGCGTACGGGCAGCGGGTCGTCGGGGACGCGCTGGGGGTGGCGCCGGAGCGGCTGCTCGCGCCCGGCGGACCGGCGGTCGCCATGCGGCTCGTGCCGTTGCCGCCGGGCATCGCGACGACGCTGGACGCCGCCCGGGCGTTGCGGGCCGAGATCGCGGCCCGACTCGGCGCGGAGGTGTCGGTCGCCGGTTGGAACGGGCGCGGCTATCTGCGGCTGTGCGGCCAGGTCTACAACACCGCCGAGGAGTACGACCGGCTGGCGGTGCGCCTGCCCGCGTTGCTCGCCCGACGCTGAGCGGCCCGGGGTGCCGGTTCAGGGACCGGCCGGTCCCAGTGGGAGCAGGCGGATCCGACCCAGCCCGAGCAGGCTGAGCGGGTCCAGGTAGTCGTCGCCGCGCCGCAGCCCCCAGTGCAGGCATGCCACGGCGGGGCAGCCGGGGTGCCTGGTGAGCAGCTCGCCGATCGGGGTGCCGGCGTCGACCCGGTCACCGGCAGCGAGCCGGGGTCGGACCGGTTCGTAGGTGGTCCGCAGCCCGTCGCCGTGCCCGACGGTGACCACCGGCCGTCCGGCCACCGGGCCGGCGAAGAGGACCGTCCCGGCGCCCGCGGCGCGCACCTCGGCGCCGGGCTCGGCCACCAGGTCGACACCTCGATGCCCGGGCAGCCACGGCTCCGGTGGTGGGTCGAACCGCCGGGCCGGTCGGGGCGTGCCGGGCAGCGGCCACCGGAACCGCGTCCCGCTTCCCGCCTCGGACGGCTGGGCCGCATCCGGCACCGGGCGGCCCACCGACGGCGACGACGCCAAGGCCGGCACCGACCCTACGGCCGACGACGACGCCACGGCCCGCGGCGACAGTGCAGGCAGCGACGACGCGGACGGCGGCCACGTTACGGACGGCGGCGACGTTACGGGCAGCAGCGACGACGCGGGCAGCGCGGGCGCCGGACCCGCGGACAGCACCGAACCGGCCGGGGGCGAGACGGCTTCGGCGGGCACGCCCGGCACGAGGAGCAGGAGCAGCAGGGCCGGCCCGGTCGGGAACGTCATGCCGCGCACTCTGCCCGCCAGGCCCGACGCGAGGCGACCGGCCGGGATCGACGCTGTGGACAGACACCGGGTTGTGGACGGCCCCCGAAATCGGGGCGGATCTGCTACGGCCGGTCCGCCTATGCTGGCCGCGTGACGAAGGACTGGCTCGCCTGGCACCGCGACTACGACCAGCCCGACTCCGCGTTGTCCCGGCGGCTCGACGAGGTGCGGCAGCGGATCGTCGAGGCGCTTGACGCGGCGCCGCCCGGCCCGCTGCGCGCGGTCAGCCTCTGCGCCGGGCAGGGCCGCGACCTGATCCCGGTGCTCGCCGCCCATCCGCGCGGCGGCGACGTGACCGCCCGGCTGGTCGAGCTGGATCCGCGCAACACCGAGCTGGCCCGCCGGGCGGTCGCGGAGGCGGGGCTGACCGGCGTGGAGGTGGTGACCGGCGACGCGGCGGTGACCGACGGGTACGCCGACCTGGCGCCGGCGGATCTGGTGCTGGTCTGCGGC
The genomic region above belongs to Micromonospora sp. WMMD1128 and contains:
- a CDS encoding peptidoglycan DD-metalloendopeptidase family protein; translated protein: MTFPTGPALLLLLLVPGVPAEAVSPPAGSVLSAGPAPALPASSLLPVTSPPSVTWPPSASSLPALSPRAVASSSAVGSVPALASSPSVGRPVPDAAQPSEAGSGTRFRWPLPGTPRPARRFDPPPEPWLPGHRGVDLVAEPGAEVRAAGAGTVLFAGPVAGRPVVTVGHGDGLRTTYEPVRPRLAAGDRVDAGTPIGELLTRHPGCPAVACLHWGLRRGDDYLDPLSLLGLGRIRLLPLGPAGP
- a CDS encoding tyrosine recombinase XerC, producing MGERRRGTQVAHQELPTPMREAVDDFADHLSRVRNRSAHTVRAYVTDLVSLLDHAVRMGCTELAGLDLAVLRSWLAKQRTMGTARTTLARRAAAARTFSAWAHRAGLLPADVAAPLASPRARRELPTVLRADQAAALMDAPALGAAARTPDLATTARADTTTDADTTTDVAAVLLRDRLLLELLYGTGVRISEACGLNVADVDQGRRVVRVLGKGGRERAVPYGVPAQRALDVWLGAGRPALVTPGSGGALLLGTRGGRLNPTTARRIVAGWADAAGVPRVTPHGLRHSAATHLLEGGADLRAVQELLGHSSLASTQIYTHVSVERLRAAYRQAHPRA
- a CDS encoding class I SAM-dependent methyltransferase, whose protein sequence is MTKDWLAWHRDYDQPDSALSRRLDEVRQRIVEALDAAPPGPLRAVSLCAGQGRDLIPVLAAHPRGGDVTARLVELDPRNTELARRAVAEAGLTGVEVVTGDAAVTDGYADLAPADLVLVCGVFGNIDDDDIRSTVRHCASLCATGGTVLWTRHRRAPDLVPAICAWFAEEGFVPVAVSSPADGVGVGAHRFTGTPRPLAPGARMFEFVGYDELERR
- a CDS encoding YifB family Mg chelatase-like AAA ATPase — translated: MGYAKVLSVGLAGVAGHVVEVEADLAPGLPAVLISGLPDTALHEARDRVRAAIVNSGQKWPNRRITLNLLPATLPKYGSAFDLALAVAVLAGSGELPPVALDATVILGELGLDGAVRPVRGTLPMVAAAARAGYPRVVVPAGNAAEAAVIPGVRVHAVDTLHRLVAHVRDGTPLLTPPEPAPVAVPPGPDLLDVAGQPLGRRAIEIAAAGGHHLALLGPPGAGKTMLAERLPSILPELDDEAALEVTALHSIAGLLPPGGGLLRRPPFQAPHHTATVPALVGGGSGLARPGAVSLAHRGVLFLDEAPEYRKGALEALRQPLESGVVRVARTRGATEYPARTQLVLAANPCPCAKPSGDTDCECTPLARRRYLGRLSGPLLDRVDVQVRLPPVRAAELLRTDAPHESSAAVAARVVEARRAAADRWTPTGHRVNADVPGPHLRRPPWHLPARVTRELRRRLDTGSLSARGYDRVLRVSWTIADLDGRDRPDEHDIAEAIQLRTGEGT
- a CDS encoding DNA-processing protein DprA, whose amino-acid sequence is MNEGDDRRLARIALTWLAEPGTRSVHDLVKRHGPVAALDLLLSGDAPDRLLRAAVAVRTAAGDAHAVAAEALARAERIGARLVTPEDDEWPTRVADLRKLRLPEATRRVDVETDPPLCLWVRGGWPLGETLERSVAVVGARAATPYGSHVATELGYGLADREWTVVSGGAFGIDSAAHRGALTAGGRTVAVLACGLDRPYPMGNAALFDRIAETGLLVSEWMPGAEPLRPRFLIRNRVIAAATLGTVLVEAAARSGATQTLNRALGLERPAMVVPGPVTSALSVGGHQVLREKPETRLVANVAHVLEEVGRIGYDLAPLARAPQRPRDQLDDDAAQVLEAMPRRRTIDLEHIAARAGVDLRTAMRKLSMLEELALVVRRDDGYALAPTDDAHGARRPSDARHDTTPPTDASAPPIDNRRDAGADR
- a CDS encoding aminotransferase class V-fold PLP-dependent enzyme, encoding MTVPQPPEPIPGARLLFSLDPSVSHLNHGSFGAVPIAVQRAQQRLRDEMEANPLRFFSAGLVDRITHARRHLATFLGADPDGTALIGNVTAGAAVVLQSLALRSGDEVLTTDHGYGAVALSVARECERTGAVSRTLPVPLTATDEEVIEIVRAGLRPGRTRLLIVDQLTSPTARLFPAAALAAVARERGVPVLVDAAHAPGMLPATVASVGADFWVGNLHKWAYAPRGTAALVVAEPWRERIQPLVVSWEQGSGFPTRVEWQATLDYTGWLAAPVGLFTLRSLGVDRVRAHNAALAAYGQRVVGDALGVAPERLLAPGGPAVAMRLVPLPPGIATTLDAARALRAEIAARLGAEVSVAGWNGRGYLRLCGQVYNTAEEYDRLAVRLPALLARR